The Clostridiales bacterium DNA segment GTTTTCTGACTAAGGACGAGCTGGATATGTTTGAATTGCTGATATCTGTAACAGGGGTCGGACCTAAAGCTGCCCTTTCAATATTGTCTGTTTTGGCACCTTCGAAGCTTGCACTGGCTATAGCGGGAAATGATATAAAATCCTTGACTTCCGTCCCGGGCGTAGGAAGCAAAACGGCCAACAGAATTATACTTGAACTTAAGGATAAGATAGATATTGATAGTATGGTGACTAAAGATGCGGATATTGCCGTATCAGAAGATGATGCTTTAAGTGAAGCTGTGGGAGCATTAGTCGCTTTAGGTTACAATATAGCCGAGGCAAATGCGTCTGTTGCAAATGTGGATAGGCAGGGGAAAGATGCTGAAAGCATAGTGAAGGCCGCACTTAAAAATCTAATGAAGTAGGTGGTTAAATGGATGAGAGAATAGTAAGCGGCGATTTAAAATCCGAAGATACCCCGATAGAGGGAAACCTGAGGCCGAGAACCCTTGATGAATATATAGGACAAAATAAAGTGAAGGAAAAGCTTTCGATATTCATTGAAGCGGCTAAATCGAGGAAAGAACCTTTGGATCATGTGCTCTTGTACGGCCCTCCGGGACTTGGGAAAACGACTCTGTCATCGATTATAGCAAATGAAATGGGAAGTAATTTAAGGGTTACATCGGGGCCTGCTATCGAAAGGCCGGGCGATCTTGCAGCCATATTGACAAACCTATCCGAGGGCGATGTTTTATTTATCGATGAAATACACAGATTGAACAAAAGCGTTGAGGAAATACTCTATCCTGCAATGGAGGATTACGCTCTGGATATAGTAATCGGCAAGGGACCCAGTGCGAGGTCATTAAGATTGGATTTGCCTAAGTTTACGCTTATTGGAGCAACTACGAGGGCAGGACTTTTGACTTCTCCTTTAAGAGACAGATTCGGTGTCATATGCCGGCTTGATATGTATGAAACAACGGAACTAAAAAAGATAGTAGAAAGGTCGTCGCAAATACTTCATATTCAAATAGATGAAAAGGGCGCGGAGGAGATTGCCATGCGTTCACGCGGAACCCCGAGAGTAGCGAACAGGCTTCTAAAAAGAGTAAGGGATTATGCGCAGGTAAGGGCCTCGGGAATAATAGACTATAATACGGCAAACGAAGGTTTGAATCTCCTTGAAGTGGACAAAATGGGCCTTGACAGCATAGACAGGAAGATACTGCTTACGATAATAAAGAAGTTTGGTGGAGGGCCCGTAGGCATCGATACATTGTCATATTCTATAGGAGAAGAAAATGAAACTATCGAGGACGTATATGAGCCATATCTTTTGCAAATAGGATACATAAACAGGACTCCAAGGGGAAGAGTCGCCACAAGATCTGCATATGAGCATTTCAACATAGCTTATTCAGATGAAAACTAATGATATTAAGAAGGGATACTAAATGAAACTTGAAGAATTTGATTACAATTTACCCGAAGAATTGATAGCA contains these protein-coding regions:
- the ruvB gene encoding Holliday junction branch migration DNA helicase RuvB; its protein translation is MDERIVSGDLKSEDTPIEGNLRPRTLDEYIGQNKVKEKLSIFIEAAKSRKEPLDHVLLYGPPGLGKTTLSSIIANEMGSNLRVTSGPAIERPGDLAAILTNLSEGDVLFIDEIHRLNKSVEEILYPAMEDYALDIVIGKGPSARSLRLDLPKFTLIGATTRAGLLTSPLRDRFGVICRLDMYETTELKKIVERSSQILHIQIDEKGAEEIAMRSRGTPRVANRLLKRVRDYAQVRASGIIDYNTANEGLNLLEVDKMGLDSIDRKILLTIIKKFGGGPVGIDTLSYSIGEENETIEDVYEPYLLQIGYINRTPRGRVATRSAYEHFNIAYSDEN
- the ruvA gene encoding Holliday junction branch migration protein RuvA produces the protein MIDYIKGTFEDSGKDYIVIDNNGIGYKIFVSSSTIAKINQLNASIKIYTYFHVREDAVVLFGFLTKDELDMFELLISVTGVGPKAALSILSVLAPSKLALAIAGNDIKSLTSVPGVGSKTANRIILELKDKIDIDSMVTKDADIAVSEDDALSEAVGALVALGYNIAEANASVANVDRQGKDAESIVKAALKNLMK